One Anopheles marshallii chromosome 3, idAnoMarsDA_429_01, whole genome shotgun sequence genomic region harbors:
- the LOC128711782 gene encoding neuronal acetylcholine receptor subunit beta-3-like codes for MFKDIFLLYAITLCVILQANSVATINCDGESSSIKEKLLQKLLCSDYDKTQRPVKNHQTAVNVSISIYMKEYYVIEREPSIILSIWLTISWKDEFLTWDRAEYGMEMVNIDSSELWRPTIEVTRNKRAGSRQESCNDHKCEVKHNGSVSCLTPCTYEAHCTSTKVDWPFDVLSCAVYFSSWLEYSTQLNLTAESNVSREYLKEDMTWNILSTETMSHIDAHNESFPMIEFITTLERHMGIYSAIMTPGFMVVAVSVAVLWIDSTSSDRLHILSATCLGHYIFLEYIYWHMQYNNKDVPNILLFFRDSLLINVLMLIFTIVLRHTVPRKSSSERLMDRLALRAASTSLGRILLQADLMVDPKGSRPLEEGQTEPENTRHAENGTNGDTIHLVVDGYDNNNAPNAIVVSTEQHRTNLGIIFVDRIMLLCCMICYALMLFNLIPKKML; via the exons atgtttaaagaCATCTTTCTTCTTTATGCAATAACTTTGTGTGTGATTCTGCAAGCGAATAGCGTCG CGACAATCAATTGTGATGGCGAATCTTCATCCATAAAGGAAAAACTTCTGCAGAAGCTGTTATGTTCGGATTATGACAAAACACAACGTCCCgtcaaaaatcatcaaactgCAGTGAATGTATCGATTTCTATATATATGAAGGAATACTACGTG ATTGAAAGAGAACCATCAATTATATTGTCCATTTGGTTGACGATCAGTTGGAAGGACGAATTTCTCACCTGGGACAGAGCGGAATATGGTATGGAGATGGTGAACATCGACTCCAGTGAATTATGGCGTCCAACTATCGAGGTAACAAGAAA TAAAAGAGCTGGCAGTCGCCAAGAATCCTGCAATGATCATAAATGTGAAGTGAAACATAATGGCAGTGTTTCGTGCTTGACACCATGCACCTATGAGGCCCACTGTACCAGTACCAAAGTAGACTGGCCGTTCGATGTATTGTCATGTGCAGTGTATTTCAGTAGCTGGCTGGAATATTCGACACAACTAAACCTCACAGCGGAATCAAACGTATCGAGAGAATATCTTAAAGAAGATATGACTTGGAACATACTGTCTACCGAAACAATGTCGCATATTGATGCACataatgaaagttttccaaTGATTGAATTCATAACTACTTTAGAAAGACATATGGGCATTTATTCTGCCATCATGACACCTGGGTTCA TGGTAGTAGCAGTTAGTGTAGCAGTTCTATGGATAGATAGTACCAGCTCTGATAGACTGCACATTCTTTCGGCAACGTGTTTGGGCCACTACATCTTCCTGGAATACATATACTGGCATATGCAGTACAACAACAAAGATGTTCCCAATATAC TGCTTTTCTTCCGTGACTCGCTGCTTATCAACGTGCTGATGTTAATTTTCACCATCGTTTTGAGACACACTGTACCCAGAAAGAGCAGCTCAGAGCGATTGATGGACAGGCTAGCGCTAAGGGCAGCTTCTACTAGTTTGGGTCGCATATTGCTACAAGCTGATCTCATGGTCGACCCGAAAGGATCACGACCATTGGAGGAAGGCCAAACAGAACCCGAAAACACCCGACACGCAGAAAACGGTACAAACGGAGATACAATTCATCTAGTTGTTGATGGATATGACAACAATAATGCACCTAATGCAATAGTTGTGAGTACGGAACAACACCGAACCAATTTAGGGATCATCTTCGTGGATCGGATAATGCTATTGTGCTGTATGATTTGTTATGCCTTAATGCTTTTCAATTTGATAccgaaaaaaatgttatag
- the LOC128712567 gene encoding protein single-minded-like — MKEKSKNAARSRRNKENVEFLELAKLLPLPSAITSQLDKASIIRLTTSYLKMRQIFPEGLGTAWGSERNHHPNTTRDTSIKELGSHLLQTLDGFIFVVAPDGKITYISETASVHLGLSQVELTGNSIYEYIHAYDQEEMATILALQQHLNHHPLGLSTALLCNHHQPNHRHSFSQQQRSYVIEMERTFFLRMRCVLAKRNAGLTCSGYKVIHCSGYLKARVFPHESPNTPGHCCIQNLGLVAVGHSLSPSAATEIKLHRNMFMFRSSLDLKLIFLDAKVSQLTGYEPQDLIENTLYAYIHAADVAHIRQAHQTLLQKGQTITKYYRFLTKGGGWRWVQSYATIVHNTRSSRPHCVVSVNYVLSDFEVQNLRLDDNQELKSTIRPHIELVNLSSTSLFNATTTHDHPVLSQENGTEKRQHISQHLSNHNEPVRTTQQPEPFATGIETSKEIDHFLQFHHTLDSNESMIGELNGSGNEDSFLPNDLCYDQSSHFTSQTQLSYPFDDAQSFPASSDFLDPFYEQLYSTYDTHPPDRELILRSCSVSTSGSDTT; from the exons ATGAAGGAGAAAAGTAAGAATGCTGCCCGTTCGCGTCGTAACAAAGAAAATGTGGAGTTTTTGGAGCTCGCGAAGCTGTTACCATTGCCCAGTGCCATCACGTCTCAGCTGGATAAAGCGTCAATTATACGGCTCACCACGTCGTACCTGAAAATGCGACAAATCTTTCCCGAAG GGCTGGGAACTGCATGGGGATCCGAGCGCAACCATCATCCAAATACAACGCGAGACACCAGCATTAAGGAGCTTGGCTCACATTTGCTTCAGACGTTGGATGGTTTCATCTTTGTGGTTGCACCAGATGGAAAGATCACATACATCTCGGAGACGGCATCAGTACATCTCGGGCTTAGCCAGGTGGAGCTCACTGGGAACTCGATCTATGAGTACATCCATGCGTACGATCAGGAAGAAATGGCGACCATCTTAGCGTTACAGCAA CATCTCAACCATCATCCGTTGGGTTTGTCAACAGCACTCCTGTGT AACCATCACCAACCGAATCATCGACACAGCTTCAGTCAGCAGCAGCGATCGTATGTCATCGAAATGGAACGCACCTTCTTTCTCCGGATGCGTTGCGTGCTTGCTAAACGTAATGCAGGACTCACTTGTTCCGGCTATAAG GTTATCCACTGTTCCGGCTATTTAAAAGCACGTGTCTTTCCTCACGAATCACCCAATACCCCAGGACATTGTTGCATTCAAAATCTCGGTCTTGTTGCCGTTGGGCACTCGCTGTCTCCTTCTGCTGCTACCGAAATCAAACTACATCGAAACATGTTCATGTTCCGATCGAGCTTAGATCTGAAGTTGATCTTTCTTGATGCAAA AGTGTCACAACTCACTGGATATGAGCCGCAAGACCTGATTGAAAATACTCTTTACGCGTACATCCATGCGGCGGACGTGGCCCATATAAGGCAGGCCCATCAGACGC TTTTACAAAAAGGCCAAACGATAACAAAATACTATCGATTTCTGACCAAGGGAGGAGGATGGCGATGGGTTCAATCATATGCCACGATCGTACATAATACACGGTCCTCTCGACCACACTGCGTCGTTAGTGTCAACTACGTTCTTAG TGATTTTGAGGTGCAAAATCTTCGACTGGACGATAATCAGGAATTAAAATCGACGATAAGGCCTCATATTGAGCTGGTTAATCTATCCTCAACCTCACTGTTCAATGCCACAACTACTCATGATCATCCAGTATTATCGCAAGAAAATGGGACTGAAAAAAGACAACATATATCTCAGCACTTATCAAACCACAACGAACCTGTACGAACGACACAGCAGCCGGAACCATTCGCAACCGGTATTGAAACCAGCAAAGAAATTGACCACTTTCTTCAATTCCATCATACTCTCGATTCGAACGAGAGCATGATCGGTGAGCTGAACGGCAGTGGAAATGAAGATTCCTTCCTTCCGAACGATCTCTGTTACGATCAGTCATCTCACTTCACATCCCAAACACAGCTAAGCTACCCATTCGACGATGCACAGTCCTTTCCGGCATCGAGCGACTTTCTGGATCCATTTTACGAGCAACTCTACTCGACCTACGATACGCATCCACCCGATCGAGAGTTGATTCTTCGCTCGTGTTCCGTCAGTACGAGCGGGTCAGATACAACGTAG
- the LOC128711680 gene encoding acetylcholine receptor subunit alpha-like produces the protein MLNVKQCYAVFLLILCFKYGATINCEASGSNTEAKLLKNLFCPNYDKSERPVKDHNTAVNVTMVMHVQNYDVDEGRSTLYLYVWMANSWKDEYLTWEQSEYGINKLIIESSEIWRPTFVAFHNLKSGNGDSACANHRCELKPSGTVLCVPPCQYEALCVSNTVNWPFDNLKCTMFLGAWLEDVNQVNISRKSNITTGDIEMSHAEWKIKSAVILHIFLPDNTSYPSLEYIITLERHIAIYGAILTPGFLLIIINLAVLWMNSGSTERFYILCATCMGHFTYMNYLYWRVPYHGENVPKMLIFFRDSLIINALMLIFTIILRHTAPKDDKSERFVDKIAFKIASTSLGKVFLQTDTLQTGITEEGNGDTENSTTSRSDNVDGETVNLVTDVPDRHAPTTRVGCAELHRTRVTNVFMDRILFICFVLCYACMIFGLLPKENI, from the exons ATGTTGAACGTTAAACAGTGTTATGCAGTATTTCTTTTGATTCTGTGTTTTAAATATGGCG CCACAATCAATTGTGAGGCTTCTGGAAGTAACACGGAAGCTAAGCTCCTCAAGAATCTGTTCTGTCCCAATTATGACAAAAGCGAACGACCCGTGAAGGATCATAACACGGCAGTCAATGTTACAATGGTTATGCATGTTCAGAACTACGATGTG gaTGAAGGAAGATCAACACTATACCTATATGTGTGGATGGCCAACTCCTGGAAGGATGAGTATCTGACCTGGGAGCAAAGTGAGTACGggattaataaattaatcatcGAATCAAGTGAGATATGGCGTCCAACGTTTGTTGCATTTCACAA TTTGAAAAGTGGCAATGGCGATAGCGCTTGTGCAAATCATCGATGTGAGCTGAAGCCTTCCGGAACGGTGTTGTGTGTTCCTCCGTGCCAGTATGAGGCTCTCTGCGTTAGCAACACCGTTAACTGGCCGTTCGATAATCTCAAATGCACAATGTTCCTGGGCGCTTGGCTGGAAGATGTGAATCAAGTCAACATCAGCCGAAAATCCAACATAACGACAGGAGACATTGAGATGTCGCATGCTGAATGGAAGATCAAATCCGCAGTTATATTACACATCTTCTTGCCAGACAACACTAGCTATCCATCGTTGGAGTACATCATAACATTGGAACGCCATATTGCTATCTATGGTGCTATTCTAACACCTGGATTCC TATTGATCATAATTAATTTGGCAGTGCTTTGGATGAACAGCGGTAGCACTGAGCGGTTTTATATCCTGTGTGCAACTTGTATGGGTCACTTTACGTACATGAACTATCTGTACTGGCGTGTGCCGTACCACGGAGAAAACGTACCCAAAATGC TAATCTTCTTCCGCGATTCGCTGATAATCAACGCACTGATGTTAATTTTCACAATCATTTTGAGACACACTGCGCCAAAGGATGATAAATCGGAACGGTTTGTCGATAAAATAGCCTTCAAAATAGCTTCTACGAGCTTGGGAAAAGTGTTTCTTCAAACGGACACCCTGCAAACAGGCATAACCGAAGAAGGAAATGGAGATACAGAGAATTCTACCACGTCGAGATCAGATAACGTTGATGGTGAAACTGTGAATCTAGTTACTGATGTGCCAGATAGACATGCACCAACTACCCGGGTAGGATGTGCAGAACTGCACCGTACCAGAGTTACCAACGTTTTTATGGATAGGATAttgtttatatgttttgttttgtgttacgCATGCATGATATTCGGCCTTCTTCCCAaggaaaatatataa
- the LOC128711783 gene encoding neuronal acetylcholine receptor subunit beta-3-like, which translates to MFKDIFLLYALTLCVILQANSVATINCDGESSSIKEKLLQKLLCSDYDKTQRPVKNHQTAVNVSMSVHIKEYYVYDSDFLILSVWMTISWKDEFLTWNKADYDMEKVNIDSNELWRPTIETTGTNNAGVLDKSCYGHTCEVIHNGSVTCVSKCHYEAHCTGTYADWPFDVLNCTMHFSSWLEYTTQLNLTAETKVWEDGAKDDKRWKLMSAETVSRNDIYHESFPMIKFITTLERHMGVYTAIMTPGFMMVAVSLAVLLIDSTSSDRLHILTATCLGHYIFLQFMYWHLAYISRDVPNILLFFRDSLLINVLMLIFTIVLRHTVPRKSSSERLMDRLALRAASTSLGRILLQADLIVDPKGSRPLEESQTEPENTRHAENGTNGDTIHLVVDGCDNNAIVVSTEQHRTNLGIIFVDRIMLLCCMICYALMLFNLIPKKML; encoded by the exons atgtttaaagaCATCTTTCTTCTTTATGCATTAACTTTGTGTGTTATTCTGCAAGCGAATAGCGTCG CGACAATCAATTGTGATGGCGAATCTTCATCCATAAAGGAAAAACTTCTGCAGAAGCTGTTATGTTCGGATTATGACAAAACACAACGTCCCgtcaaaaatcatcaaactgCAGTGAATGTATCGATGTCTGTTCATATAAAAGAGTATTACGTC TACGATAGCGATTTTCTTATTCTGTCCGTTTGGATGACGATCAGTTGGAAGGACGAATTTCTCACCTGGAACAAAGCGGATTATGATATGGAGAAGGTGAACATCGATTCCAATGAATTATGGCGTCCAACTATCGAAACAACTGGAAC CAATAATGCTGGCGTTCTCGATAAATCCTGCTATGGTCATACATGTGAAGTGATACATAATGGCAGTGTTACATGTGTTTCAAAATGCCATTATGAGGCTCACTGTACCGGTACGTACGCAGACTGGCCGTTTGATGTGTTGAATTGTACGATGCATTTCAGTAGCTGGTTGGAATATACGACTCAGTTAAACCTCACAGCGGAAACAAAAGTATGGGAGGATGGAGCAAAAGATGATAAAAGATGGAAATTAATGTCTGCCGAAACAGTATCACGGAATGATATATATCATGAAAGCTTTCCGATGATTAAATTCATAACTACTTTAGAAAGACATATGGGTGTTTATACTGCCATCATGACACCTGGGTTCA TGATGGTGGCAGTTAGTTTAGCAGTGCTACTGATTGATAGTACCAGCTCTGATAGACTGCATATTCTTACTGCCACGTGTTTGGGCCACTATATTTTTCTGCAGTTCATGTACTGGCATTTGGCATACATCAGCAGAGATGTACCCAATATAC TGCTTTTCTTCCGCGACTCGCTGCTTATCAACGTGCTGATGTTAATTTTCACCATCGTTTTGAGACACACTGTACCCAGAAAGAGCAGCTCAGAGCGATTGATGGACAGGCTAGCGCTAAGGGCAGCTTCTACTAGTTTGGGTCGCATATTGCTACAAGCTGATCTTATAGTCGACCCGAAAGGATCACGACCATTGGAGGAAAGCCAAACGGAACCCGAAAACACCCGACACGCAGAAAACGGTACAAACGGTGATACAATTCATCTAGTTGTTGATGGTTGTGACAATAATGCAATAGTTGTGAGTACGGAACAACACCGAACCAATTTAGGGATCATCTTCGTGGATCGGATAATGCTATTGTGCTGTATGATTTGTTATGCCTTAATGCTTTTCAATTTGATTccgaaaaaaatgttatag
- the LOC128711666 gene encoding neuronal acetylcholine receptor subunit beta-3-like yields MFGHGLVTSRIVFLLGWIILMLNHVLPAGITRCHCYHSSFECGKDSFNVENNLKSSLLCNGYRVDTRPRHDYNQTVNVTLSFHVLTYELKESDLLNLGVWMDMQWTDDLLRWNSTQWSGIERLAINSDEIWLPDFRHFSSFYNPEELPDCANPKCSVAMNGTVICLPVCTINAKCDADYSRWPFDTVRCNMWYGMWAHSMDEVDIHLIDVCLGKNHEFKSPEWAVVALENGRSTVQTADEMIYPVLNVGMVLIRRASFEHVAVVGPILVLALLNLYIVWLRSTSFERKVLLALSTFSHFSYVKQLEWALPSSRDTLPDCLIFLVCSTVLSVVLLFFTLLNCWIRMRHSDVPATGSFIDRITGSFSQSRVAELLLAADYLELNYIVDVQQEEKSNFWERFGKLFDRALAIVCVIVYVVLVWLFIPFSHRLDELSGVKCLVAA; encoded by the exons ATGTTTGGGCACGGTCTCGTCACATCTCGGATCGTGTTCCTGCTGGGATGGATCATATTGATGTTAAATCACGTACTACCGGCAGGTATTACACGCTGTCACTGTTACCATT CATCGTTCGAATGCGGCAAAGATTCGTTCAACGTAGAAAATAACCTTAAAAGCTCACTTCTTTGCAATGGCTACCGTGTGGATACGCGCCCAAGACATGATTACAACCAGACGGTGAACGTTACCTTGTCTTTCCACGTGCTAACTTATGAATTG AAAGAATCGGACCTGCTTAATCTAGGCGTATGGATGGATATG CAATGGACCGACGATTTACTCCGTTGGAACAGCACGCAATGGAGCGGCATTGAGCGTCTGGCGATCAATTCGGACGAGATCTGGTTACCAGACTTTCGGCATTTTTCGTC CTTCTACAATCCAGAGGAGTTGCCCGATTGTGCCAACCCGAAGTGTTCCGTTGCGATGAATGGTACGGTGATTTGCTTACCGGTGTGTACCATAAACGCTAAATGTGACGCAGATTACTCCCGCTGGCCATTCGATACGGTACGGTGCAACATGTGGTACGGGATGTGGGCTCACTCGATGGATGAGGTCGACATACATTTAATAGACGTCTGTCTCGGAAAAAATCACGAATTCAAAAGTCCAGAATGGGCTGTTGTTGCACTCGAGAATGGTCGGTCGACAGTTCAAACCGCAGATGAAATGATTTATCCCGTTCTAAATGTAGGAATGGTGCTTATTAGACGAGCTAGTTTTGAGCATGTGGCTGTCGTTGGGCCGATATTGG TTTTAGCATTGCTGAATCTTTACATCGTTTGGCTACGATCGACCAGTTTCGAAAGGAAAGTGTTGCTCGCTTTGTCAACATTCTCTCACTTTAGCTACGTAAAACAACTGGAGTGGGCGCTCCCATCCAGCCGTGATACGCTACCTGATTGCC TGATCTTTTTGGTATGTTCCACTGTCCTGAGTGttgtgctgctttttttcACCTTACTCAACTGCTGGATTCGAATGCGGCACAGCGACGTACCTGCAACAGGATCATTTATCGATCGCATAACAGGCTCATTTTCGCAGAGTCGTGTTGCTGAACTGCTACTGGCTGCTGACTATCTGGAACTGAACTACATCGTAGAC GTGCAACAAGAGGAGAAATCCAACTTTTGGGAGAGGTTTGGAAAGTTATTCGATCGTGCTCTGGCGATTGTTTGCGTCATTGTTTATGTTGTGCTTGTATGGCTATTCATACCATTCAGCCATCGTTTAGATGAGCTGTCTGGAGTGAAATGTCTCGTAGCAGCATAG
- the LOC128711539 gene encoding beta-hexosaminidase subunit beta-like, with protein sequence MKAMHYGRVSLALCITLVTIQWTGAYIVDPGPVVKATKGEIWPKPRNQTTTQKYYTIKTGSFSFQSMNFSCDLLNKALDRYQKLVLAIGNTTRRAMVNRGYSFQANNAWRANNDGHRSWRSDLNRVGYVEQVKVDLKAPCEALPYLSMDEEYTIIIDDSQALLSSFSVWGMLRALESFSQMVALSDDGSMLRINFTTIYDGPRFSHRGLLVDTSRHFIDTYTLVKILDGMAYNKLNVFHWHIVDDHSFPYESRIFPELSQQGAYHPSMVYTQADIAMIIEEATLRGIRVMPEFDTPGHTRSWGVSHPELLTECYDQYHGKLGPMDPTRESTYTFLSNLFREVIEVFPDRYVHLGGDEVGFECWASNPNILEYMKENRLYSFEMLEEKFIQRIVDQIDVLKRSSLVWQEVYVNGVRLPNGTVVHVWTGNRQDLLNKITRDGLPALLSSCWYLDHLSTGGDWRKFYNCDPHDFIGTGQQKSLVLGGEACMWSEVVNGNNILPRIFPRVSATAEKLWSPASVNNADEAAHRLEEQTCRMNHRGIPAQPPNGPGFCI encoded by the exons atgaaagcaatgCACTACGGTCGTGTCTCGTTGGCCCTGTGCATCACACTCGTTACGATCCAGTGGACCGGTGCCTATATTGTCGACCCCGGTCCGGTCGTGAAGGCTACTAAAG GAGAAATATGGCCCAAACCGAGGAACCAAACTACGACTCAAAAATATTACACCATCAAAACGGGATCATTTAGTTTCCAG TCCATGAATTTCAGTTGTGATTTGTTGAACAAAGCGCTAGATCGTTATCAAAAACTTGTACTTGCTATCGGCAACACTACTCGTCGAGCAATGGTCAACAGAGGCTACTCCTTCCAAGCGAACAATGCGTGGCGTGCGAACAACGATGGACATCGGTCGTGGCGGTCGGATTTAAACAGGGTT GGATATGTTGAACAAGTCAAGGTGGATCTAAAGGCTCCCTGTGAAGCTTTACCATATCTTTCGATGGACGAGGAAT ATACAATCATCATTGACGACTCTCAGGCACTTTTGTCCTCCTTTTCCGTCTGGGGAATGCTGCGCGCATTGGAATCTTTTTCGCAAATGGTTGCCCTTTCGGATGATGGCAGCATG TTACGCATTAATTTCACAACGATTTACGATGGTCCTCGCTTTTCGCACCGTGGCTTGCTCGTGGATACATCGCGCCACTTCATCGATACCTACACGCTGGTAAAAATTCTCGATGGCATGGCATACAACAAGCTAAACGTGTTTCACTGGCACATCGTGGACGATCATAGCTTCCCTTACGAAAGTCGAATTTTCCCAGAGCTAAGCCAGCAAGGTGCGTATCACCCGTCCATGGTGTACACCCAGGCGGACATTGCAATGATCATCGAGGAAGCAACACTGCGCGGTATACGCGTTATGCCAGAGTTTGACACTCCCGGGCACACCCGTTCGTGGGGTGTTTCGCATCCGGAACTGCTTACCGAGTGCTATGATCAGTACCATGGTAAGCTCGGACCGATGGATCCAACGCGAGAATCAACCTACACCTTCCTGTCCAATCTGTTTCGTGAAGTTATCGAAGTGTTTCCCGATCGTTACGTCCATCTCGGCGGAGACGAAGTTGGGTTCGAATGCTGGGCTAGCAATCCCAACATATTGGAGTACATGAAAGAGAACCGCCTCTACTCGTTCGAAATGCTGGAAGAAAAATTCATCCAGCGGATTGTCGATCAGATCGATGTGCTCAAACGCAGCTCCCTCGTGTGGCAGGAGGTTTACGTGAATGGAGTGCGACTCCCAAACGGAACGGTGGTACACGTTTGGACCGGCAATCGTCAGGATCTGTTAAACAAG ATCACTCGCGATGGGTTGCCTGCTCTGCTGTCCTCCTGCTGGTACCTGGATCATCTCAGCACTGGAGGCGATTGGCGCAAGTTTTACAACTGTGATCCGCACGATTTCATCGGCACGGGCCAGCAGAAATCGCTTGTTCTTGGTGGTGAAGCCTGCATGTGGTCCGAGGTGGTAAATGGGAACAATATTTTGCCCCGCATATTCCCACGCGTATCTGCTACTGCCGAAAAGCTTTGGTCGCCTGCTAGCGTTAACAATGCGGACGAGGCGGCTCACAGATTGGAAGAGCAAACATGCCGCATGAATCATCGTGGAATACCGGCCCAGCCACCGAACGGACCTGGGTTCTGCATTTGA